TCCGTCGTCGTCCCGATCTACAACGTCGAGCGCTACCTCGAGGAGTGCCTGGACTCGATCGCCGCCCAGACCTTCAGTGACTTCGAATGCGTCATGGTCGACGACGGCTCGAAGGACTCCAGCGCCGCGCTCGCCGAGGCGTACGCCGCCAAGGACCCGCGCTTCCGCCTGGTCCGGCAGGAGAACAAGGGCCTCGGCGCGGCCCGCAACACCGGTTACCGGCACATCGCCGAGGGCACCGAGTTCCTGGCCTTCGTGGACAGCGACGACACCCTGCCCCCCAGCGCGTACGAGCTGATGATCGGCACCCTGGACGAGACCGGTTCCGACTTCTGCACCGGCAACGTGCTGCGCTTCCGCGCCGTCGGCTTCTACCCGTCGGGCGGCCACCGCAAGCCGTTCAAGGAGACCCGTCTCAAGACGCACATCACCGAGATCCCGGCGCTGGTCACCGACCGCACCGCGTGGAACAAGGTGTACCGGCGCTCGTTCTTCGACGAGGCGGGCGTGCTGTACCCCGAGGGCATCCTGTACGAGGACGCCCCGGTCAGCGTGCCGCACCACTACCTGGCCAAGCGGGTGGACGTGCTCTCCGAGCCGATCTACCACTGGCGCGAGCGCGAGGTCGGCGAGATGTCGATCACGCAGATGAAGACCAACCCCAAGGGCGTCATCGACCGGGTCAAGTCCATGGAGCTGGTCCGGGCGTGGCTGCTGGAGCAGACCGACCCGAAGTTCCGGAAGTACCTGCGGGCCTACGACGAGAACAACCTCGTCGAGGAGATCCCGATGTTCTTCTGGTCGGTGCTGGACGGCGACCAGGTCTACCGCGAGGCGTACCAGACCTCGGTCAGCCGCCTGCTGCGCGCCATCGGCCCGGACGCGGTGCGCAAGATGCGCGCCCCGCTGCGGCTGAAGTACCACCTGACGCTGCAGAACCGCATGGACGAGCTGGTCGAGCAGATGCGGTTCGAGAAGGACAGCAACGGCGCCGCCCCGGCCCGCGGCCTGCTCCGCCCGTACGCGGACTACCCGTTCCTGCGCGGCGGCCGCCGGAGCGTGCCCTCCGACGTGCTGAACCTGAAGAACGCGCTGGTCATGCGCAGCCGGCTGTACGAGACCGCCTGGGTGGACGGCAAGCTGCAGCTGAGCGGCCACGCCTTCCCCGAGCACCTGGGCGCCGAGAACCGGCACGACATGGTCAAGGTGCTGGTGCTGCGGGAGGCCAAGGGCCGCCGGGTGCTGGCCGTGCAGACCAAGGCGATGTACAGCCCGGAGGCGACCGCCAGCTCCCCGCACGACCTGTACAGCTGCGACTGGGCGGGCTTCTCGGCCTCCGTCGACCCGGCCAGGTTCAAGCACCGCGGCGAGTGGCGGGACGGCTCCTGGCGGGTGCTGATCGCCGGTGTCGGCAAGGGCGGCGTCTACAAGGGCCGGGTCTCCGGCGGCTGGAGCGACAGCGCCGAGTACCCGCCGGTGCACTGGGTCGAGGACGACGTCCGGATCGTGCCGTGGCTCAAGGACACCCACCTCTACCTGCGGGTCGAGCGGGTCCGGGCCCGGACGGTGGAGGTGCGGGCCGAGCGCGGCACGATCGCGCTGTCCGGCCGGGTGGTCTCCGGGCAGGACCTGGCCGGGGCACAGCTGCGGCTGACCCACGTGGAGTCCGACCGCGAGCTGCTCTTCCCGCTGGAGCTGGGCGCGCCGACCGGCCGGGAGGTGCCGTTCTCGGCGAGCTTCCCGGTCGCCGGGCTGACCGCCGTCCGGAAGGCCTGGGCCGCGCTGGACCCGGCCGCCGAGGAGCGGCTGCGCGACCGCTGGGACATCGCCCTGCTGCTCGCCGACGGCGACCACCTGCCGGTGGTGGTGGACGAGCGCACCGATCCGGTCCACCTGAGCGTCGCGATCGACGACACCCGGGCGCTGTACTCCAAGACCTCCCCCAGCGGCTACCTCCAGCTCACCGACCAGGTGCTGCAGCCGGTGGTGGACCACATCTCCCGCTCGCACGACGCCGAGGGCTTCGTGCTGGACGGCCGGTTCCCGCTGCCGGGCACGCACCGGTACGAGCTGGTGATCCGCCACCGCTGGCGCGAGGAGGAGCACCGCTACCCGGTGGAGATCGCCGACGGCCGGTTCAAGGCCGCGCTGCCGGCCGTGCCGACCGCGAGCTTCGCCGGGCGGGTGCCGCTGTACAAGGGCACCTGGCAGGTGTTCTTCCGCCCGGTCGACGCGCCCGCGGACAGCCTGTGGCCGCCGGTGCTGCTGGCGCCGTCCTGCCACGCCACCCTCCCGCTGGAGGTGGAGGCCCGCGGCAAGCGGATCGCCCTGGAGCGGCGTCTGCACGACACCCTGTCGCTGGAGGCGCACGACCTGCTGCCCCCGGAGGAGCGCAGCGGCTACCGGCAGCGCCAGCAGCGCACCGCCTTCC
The window above is part of the Kitasatospora sp. HUAS MG31 genome. Proteins encoded here:
- a CDS encoding bifunctional glycosyltransferase/CDP-glycerol:glycerophosphate glycerophosphotransferase — protein: MKGSAQPMAPRLSVVVPIYNVERYLEECLDSIAAQTFSDFECVMVDDGSKDSSAALAEAYAAKDPRFRLVRQENKGLGAARNTGYRHIAEGTEFLAFVDSDDTLPPSAYELMIGTLDETGSDFCTGNVLRFRAVGFYPSGGHRKPFKETRLKTHITEIPALVTDRTAWNKVYRRSFFDEAGVLYPEGILYEDAPVSVPHHYLAKRVDVLSEPIYHWREREVGEMSITQMKTNPKGVIDRVKSMELVRAWLLEQTDPKFRKYLRAYDENNLVEEIPMFFWSVLDGDQVYREAYQTSVSRLLRAIGPDAVRKMRAPLRLKYHLTLQNRMDELVEQMRFEKDSNGAAPARGLLRPYADYPFLRGGRRSVPSDVLNLKNALVMRSRLYETAWVDGKLQLSGHAFPEHLGAENRHDMVKVLVLREAKGRRVLAVQTKAMYSPEATASSPHDLYSCDWAGFSASVDPARFKHRGEWRDGSWRVLIAGVGKGGVYKGRVSGGWSDSAEYPPVHWVEDDVRIVPWLKDTHLYLRVERVRARTVEVRAERGTIALSGRVVSGQDLAGAQLRLTHVESDRELLFPLELGAPTGREVPFSASFPVAGLTAVRKAWAALDPAAEERLRDRWDIALLLADGDHLPVVVDERTDPVHLSVAIDDTRALYSKTSPSGYLQLTDQVLQPVVDHISRSHDAEGFVLDGRFPLPGTHRYELVIRHRWREEEHRYPVEIADGRFKAALPAVPTASFAGRVPLYKGTWQVFFRPVDAPADSLWPPVLLAPSCHATLPLEVEARGKRIALERRLHDTLSLEAHDLLPPEERSGYRQRQQRTAFPAMQQRPLTDTVVYYTGRRSRYAGSPRSVHEELVRRGLPLRHLWATDDGQADLPQTAEALRRWSPEWYEALATAKYVVTSAHLPEFFTSRPGQVVVQTWHGTPLKRIGHDFEKVWFTDAEYLKLLDREVPHWTMLVSPNRVSTPVLKRAFKFKGEILETGYPRNDLLFAADREKTAERVRERLGLPEGKKVVLYAPTFREDRRRPQDGYQLDLRIDLDAARAALGEDQVLLVRGHELVCGQVPGAGDGYVWDVTSYPDAAELLLVADVLVTDYSSVMFDFANTGRPMLFFSYDLEHYRDNLRGFTFDFEGQAPGPLLSTSQALVEALGKVDEVAAEYVEKYQAFREVYCDLEDGQATGRVVDAMLKG